In Deltaproteobacteria bacterium, the following proteins share a genomic window:
- a CDS encoding deoxyribonuclease IV, with translation MRLGFHIPIRGGLVAAVERGVRIGCEAMQIFSRSPRAWKGKPLDPQEVTAFRRAREEAGLAPLAIHLPYLPNLATHIPELLEKSIRVLSEEMIRADQLGADFLVAHPGHVAPGKSREKAVIRVGQSVAQALAELDENVKVTFLLENTSGQKGELGDSLPELARIHEAIKAEAERELHIGICLDTAHAWGAGYNLARPRGQEEMLAEFDRVLGLDRLALIHLNDSLVPLGSLRDRHGPIGLGQIGARGLARLVRHPALNHLAGLMETPRESEANDLINMKRVKRWRGYGKL, from the coding sequence ATGCGCCTTGGATTTCACATTCCCATTCGAGGCGGGCTGGTGGCGGCCGTTGAACGGGGTGTGCGCATTGGCTGTGAAGCCATGCAGATATTTTCACGCAGCCCCAGGGCCTGGAAAGGCAAGCCCCTTGACCCGCAGGAGGTAACCGCCTTTCGCCGCGCCCGTGAGGAAGCCGGGCTTGCGCCCCTGGCGATCCATCTGCCTTACCTGCCCAACCTTGCCACCCATATACCTGAACTTCTTGAGAAATCCATTCGAGTACTGTCTGAAGAGATGATCCGGGCCGATCAGCTTGGTGCAGATTTCCTGGTGGCGCACCCCGGCCATGTAGCGCCAGGCAAGTCACGGGAAAAAGCCGTTATCAGGGTGGGGCAAAGCGTGGCTCAAGCCCTGGCTGAGCTTGATGAGAATGTGAAGGTAACCTTTCTCCTTGAAAACACGAGCGGCCAGAAGGGTGAGCTGGGAGACAGCCTGCCTGAACTGGCCCGGATACATGAGGCCATTAAGGCTGAAGCAGAAAGGGAACTTCACATCGGCATCTGCCTGGACACCGCCCATGCCTGGGGCGCGGGCTACAACCTGGCCCGGCCGCGCGGCCAGGAGGAGATGCTGGCTGAGTTCGACCGCGTCCTGGGCCTGGACCGCCTGGCCCTGATCCACCTCAATGACTCTCTGGTACCCCTGGGTTCCCTTCGCGACCGGCACGGCCCCATCGGTCTGGGACAGATCGGGGCGCGAGGCCTGGCCCGGCTGGTCCGGCATCCGGCCCTGAACCACCTGGCCGGACTCATGGAAACCCCGCGCGAAAGCGAAGCAAACGACCTCATCAACATGAAAAGGGTTAAAAGGTGGCGGGGGTATGGGAAGTTGTAG
- a CDS encoding response regulator: MPENTTKKILIVDDEEHIRFLYSEELSDEGYEVVTTESGYKLLEKIEHEKPDLVVLDIKMIDYNGLDLLQEIRNKYYSLPVILCTAYDTFKEDIKSIAADHYVIKSFDLTELKSKIVTALEAHIPGT; this comes from the coding sequence ATGCCGGAAAACACTACAAAAAAAATCCTCATCGTTGACGATGAAGAACATATCCGTTTTCTTTATTCCGAAGAGCTCAGCGATGAAGGCTACGAAGTCGTTACAACGGAAAGTGGTTACAAGCTTTTAGAAAAAATTGAGCACGAAAAACCTGACCTGGTGGTCCTTGATATCAAGATGATTGACTATAACGGGCTGGATCTCCTCCAAGAAATCCGGAACAAGTATTACAGCCTGCCCGTCATTCTTTGCACGGCCTATGACACCTTCAAGGAGGATATAAAATCCATTGCCGCGGATCACTATGTCATCAAATCGTTTGACCTCACGGAGTTGAAAAGCAAGATAGTCACCGCCCTCGAGGCTCATATCCCCGGGACGTGA
- a CDS encoding glycosyl transferase gives MIAEEINPEGISSAEIIVSIPSYNEAEGIGFPTIKAGEGLIEFFGDKKSVIINCDNHSTDGTRDVFLNTPTKVPKIYISTPEGVKGKGNNFKNLFQKAIELKADSIIVVDADLKSITPLWIKRLGDPLTQDFGYVAPLYVRHKYDGTITNAIAYPITRALYGRRVRQPIGGDFGFSGKLAGIYSSSDTWNQAVSQFGIDIWMTTLAMNNGIPTCQTFMGRPKIHKPKDPSSDLGPMFRQVVGTIFEMMISLAEFWKAVKWSKPTAIFGFGLGEVELPPPVHVDREKLYQNFINGFDKNYDLWREALSKPILDKLDEIRSLNEDKFDFPTHVWVKVLYDTAIAYKNAVGGDFDALLDALIPLYYGKTLSFVKKTERMSIQEAEEFIENEALVFEETKPYLVENWPD, from the coding sequence ATGATCGCCGAGGAAATAAATCCTGAAGGCATTAGCTCAGCCGAAATCATCGTCAGCATTCCTTCGTATAATGAAGCCGAAGGCATCGGCTTTCCCACCATCAAGGCCGGTGAAGGGCTGATCGAGTTTTTTGGCGATAAAAAATCAGTGATCATTAACTGTGACAACCATTCAACAGATGGCACCAGGGATGTTTTTTTAAACACACCCACCAAGGTGCCGAAAATTTATATCAGTACCCCGGAGGGTGTTAAAGGCAAAGGTAATAATTTTAAAAACCTGTTTCAAAAAGCGATCGAACTTAAAGCCGACTCGATCATCGTGGTTGACGCCGACTTAAAAAGCATCACTCCCCTCTGGATCAAGCGTCTGGGCGATCCCCTGACGCAGGATTTTGGGTACGTGGCGCCGCTCTATGTTCGCCACAAGTATGATGGCACCATCACCAATGCCATCGCTTACCCCATAACAAGGGCCCTCTATGGACGCCGCGTCCGGCAGCCCATTGGCGGTGACTTTGGATTTTCAGGTAAGCTGGCAGGAATTTACTCCTCCTCTGATACCTGGAACCAAGCCGTTTCACAGTTCGGTATTGATATCTGGATGACCACCCTGGCCATGAACAACGGTATCCCCACCTGTCAGACCTTCATGGGCCGGCCCAAGATCCACAAGCCCAAGGACCCCAGCTCTGACCTGGGACCGATGTTCCGGCAGGTGGTTGGCACCATCTTTGAAATGATGATATCCTTGGCTGAATTCTGGAAGGCGGTCAAATGGAGCAAACCGACTGCCATCTTCGGCTTCGGCCTGGGTGAGGTGGAGCTGCCGCCGCCGGTTCACGTTGACCGAGAAAAGCTGTATCAAAACTTTATCAACGGGTTTGACAAAAACTATGACTTGTGGCGAGAGGCCCTTTCGAAGCCAATCCTAGACAAGCTCGATGAAATTAGAAGCCTCAATGAGGATAAATTTGACTTCCCCACCCACGTCTGGGTCAAGGTTCTGTATGACACGGCTATCGCCTATAAGAACGCGGTCGGCGGTGACTTCGATGCCTTACTGGATGCCCTCATCCCGCTCTACTATGGCAAAACCCTGTCCTTTGTGAAAAAAACCGAAAGAATGTCCATCCAGGAAGCTGAAGAATTCATTGAAAACGAAGCCCTGGTCTTTGAAGAGACAAAACCTTATCTTGTTGAAAATTGGCCTGACTAG
- a CDS encoding deoxyguanosinetriphosphate triphosphohydrolase, protein MILLRCEIEEQERLTLAPYAARAAETRGRLVFEPECELRTAFQRDRDRITHSKAFRRLKHKTQVFLAPTGDHYRTRLTHTLEVAQIARTISRALRLNEDLTEAISLGHDLGHTPFGHAGEEVLNEIFPNGFSHHQHGLRVTDHLEKNGKGLNLTAEVRDGIVKHSKGKSPIFSPDPDEMAFTVEGRVVRIADIIAYTTHDIEDALRGGVIKETDIPPECIKILGNRTSVRINTMVLDLVRNTRINGQEIELGFSSSVGQAINILRDFLFDYVYDVNRIHKDFTRSAKVVSELYEIFMSEKDFFTQEIGPWPENEVQRAREVCDFIAGMTDRYALDLYQHIFLPKPWAIY, encoded by the coding sequence ATGATTTTACTGCGCTGTGAGATTGAAGAACAGGAGCGACTCACCCTGGCCCCTTACGCGGCCCGGGCGGCTGAAACGCGGGGCCGACTCGTTTTTGAACCCGAATGCGAACTCAGAACCGCTTTTCAGCGGGACCGCGACCGCATTACACACAGCAAGGCCTTCCGGCGCCTGAAACATAAAACTCAGGTCTTCCTGGCCCCGACCGGCGATCATTACCGCACCCGGCTGACCCATACCCTGGAAGTGGCCCAGATCGCGCGCACCATCAGCCGGGCTCTACGGCTGAATGAAGACCTGACCGAGGCCATCAGCCTGGGGCATGACCTCGGACACACCCCTTTTGGTCACGCCGGCGAAGAGGTGCTCAATGAAATCTTTCCCAACGGGTTTTCACATCACCAACACGGCTTGCGGGTCACAGACCACCTTGAAAAAAACGGAAAAGGCCTCAACCTGACCGCTGAAGTACGAGACGGAATCGTAAAACACTCCAAAGGCAAAAGCCCTATCTTCTCTCCAGACCCGGACGAAATGGCCTTTACAGTCGAAGGCCGTGTCGTCAGAATCGCCGATATCATCGCTTACACCACGCACGATATCGAGGACGCCCTGAGAGGCGGTGTGATCAAGGAAACCGATATCCCGCCTGAATGTATTAAAATCCTGGGAAACAGGACCTCGGTCCGCATCAACACCATGGTGCTCGACCTGGTCAGAAACACACGGATCAACGGCCAGGAGATCGAGCTGGGCTTTTCCTCCAGTGTTGGACAAGCCATAAATATTCTTAGAGATTTTCTTTTTGATTATGTGTATGACGTGAATCGTATCCACAAAGACTTCACACGCAGCGCCAAAGTTGTCAGCGAACTTTATGAAATATTTATGTCTGAAAAGGATTTTTTCACACAAGAGATCGGCCCCTGGCCTGAGAATGAGGTTCAAAGGGCCCGGGAGGTGTGCGACTTCATTGCTGGCATGACTGACCGCTACGCCCTGGACCTATACCAGCATATCTTCCTTCCCAAACCATGGGCAATTTATTAG